Proteins co-encoded in one Anabas testudineus chromosome 8, fAnaTes1.2, whole genome shotgun sequence genomic window:
- the fscn2a gene encoding fascin-2a isoform X2, translating into MPTNGINRALKLQFGLINYENRYLTAEGFGFKVNASGTSMKKKQIWTLEQDEQDGQVVFLRSHLGRYLGSDKDGKITCASEKPEPDCRFLIVAQSDGRWALQSEPYLRYFGGSADYLSCFAQVIGEQELWAVHLALHPQASLLSVARKRYAHLSASDGEISVDSNIPWGVDSLVTLVYLEGKYSLKTCDNRFLSNDGKLVKENTNNTCFTLELKSGKLTFKDCDGKYLTPVGPTGTLRSGRCSKPGKDELFDLEESHPQVVFQAANKRFVSVKQGVSISANQDVETDMETFQMEIDKENKKATFRTNGGSYWTLVTHGEIQSTATEVEVNTMFDIEWREHRVAVKASNGKYVCTKKNGQLSAVSDSVADDELFLMKLINRPMLILRGENGFVCHHKNSNTLDANRSVYDIFSLIFNDGAYNIKSVNGKFWYISSSGLVCSDGEKPEEFFLEFLEHGRIAIKGSNGKYLRGDQGGTLMGDGSSVDASSLWEY; encoded by the exons ATGCCCACAAACGGAATCAACAGGGCCCTGAAGCTGCAGTTTGGCCTCATCAACTATGAGAACCGCTACTTGACGGCCGAGGGCTTTGGCTTCAAGGTGAACGCCTCAGGCACCagcatgaagaagaaacaaatctGGACCTTAGAACAGGACGAGCAAGATGGCCAGGTAGTTTTCCTCCGCAGCCACTTAGGACGCTATCTGGGCTCTGACAAAGATGGGAAGATCACATGTGCATCAGAGAAGCCCGAACCTGACTGCCGTTTCCTGATTGTAGCCCAGTCTGATGGTCGCTGGGCACTGCAGTCAGAGCCTTATCTGCGTTACTTTGGGGGCTCAGCTGACTACCTATCCTGCTTTGCCCAAGTCATTGGGGAACAAGAGCTGTGGGCTGTCCATTTGGCTTTACACCCACAGGCCAGCCTGCTCAGTGTGGCACGTAAGCGCTATGCCCATCTGTCTGCTTCTGATGGAGAAATCTCAGTGGACAGCAACATTCCCTGGGGAGTGGACTCCTTGGTCACCTTGGTTTACCTCGAGGGCAAGTACAGCCTCAAGACCTGTGACAACCGTTTCCTCAGCAATGACGGCAAATTGGTGAAGGAGAACACAAACAACACTTGCTTCACTCTAGAGCTGAAATCAGGCAAGCTGACCTTTAAGGACTGCGATGGAAAATATCTGACCCCAGTGGGACCCACAGGAACACTGCGTTCTGGTCGATGTTCTAAGCCGGGAAAAGATGAGCTATTTGATCTGGAAGAGAGTCACCCACAAGTAGTTTTTCAAGCTGCTAATAAAAGATTTGTCTCAGTCAAGCAAG GAGTGAGTATTTCAGCCAATCAGGATGTCGAAACAGACATGGAGACCTTCCAGATGGAGATTgataaggaaaacaaaaaggctACATTCAGAACCAACGGTGGATCCTACTGGACTCTAGTGACTCATGGAGAGATCCAGTCCACCGCCACAGAAGT AGAGGTCAACACTATGTTTGACATTGAATGGAGAGAACACAGGGTGGCAGTGAAGGCAAGCAATGGAAAGTATGTGTGTACAAAGAAGAACGGTCAGCTCTCAGCGGTCAGTGATTCAGTAG CTGATGATGAATTATTCTTGATGAAACTCATCAACCGCCCTATGCTGATCCTCCGTGGAGAGAATGGTTTTGTCTGTCACCACAAGAACTCCAACACTCTGGATGCAAATCGATCCGTCTATGACATTTTCTCATTGATCTTCAATGATGGAGCATACAACATAAAAA GTGTGAATGGAAAGTTCTGGTACATCTCTAGCAGTGGCCTAGTGTGCTCAGATGGAGAAAAGCCAGAAGAATTTTTCCTTGAATTCCTGGAACATGGACGCATCGCCATCAAGGGCTCCAATGGCAAGTATCTTCGCGGTGACCAGGGAGGCACCCTTATGGGTGACGGTTCATCTGTCGATGCATCTTCTCTCTGGGAGTATTGA
- the fscn2a gene encoding fascin-2a isoform X1, which produces MPTNGINRALKLQFGLINYENRYLTAEGFGFKVNASGTSMKKKQIWTLEQDEQDGQVVFLRSHLGRYLGSDKDGKITCASEKPEPDCRFLIVAQSDGRWALQSEPYLRYFGGSADYLSCFAQVIGEQELWAVHLALHPQASLLSVARKRYAHLSASDGEISVDSNIPWGVDSLVTLVYLEGKYSLKTCDNRFLSNDGKLVKENTNNTCFTLELKSGKLTFKDCDGKYLTPVGPTGTLRSGRCSKPGKDELFDLEESHPQVVFQAANKRFVSVKQGVSISANQDVETDMETFQMEIDKENKKATFRTNGGSYWTLVTHGEIQSTATEVEVNTMFDIEWREHRVAVKASNGKYVCTKKNGQLSAVSDSVGKSFQTSCYRFTAQSLVVKATTGTAFLMQQYLFFITADDELFLMKLINRPMLILRGENGFVCHHKNSNTLDANRSVYDIFSLIFNDGAYNIKSVNGKFWYISSSGLVCSDGEKPEEFFLEFLEHGRIAIKGSNGKYLRGDQGGTLMGDGSSVDASSLWEY; this is translated from the exons ATGCCCACAAACGGAATCAACAGGGCCCTGAAGCTGCAGTTTGGCCTCATCAACTATGAGAACCGCTACTTGACGGCCGAGGGCTTTGGCTTCAAGGTGAACGCCTCAGGCACCagcatgaagaagaaacaaatctGGACCTTAGAACAGGACGAGCAAGATGGCCAGGTAGTTTTCCTCCGCAGCCACTTAGGACGCTATCTGGGCTCTGACAAAGATGGGAAGATCACATGTGCATCAGAGAAGCCCGAACCTGACTGCCGTTTCCTGATTGTAGCCCAGTCTGATGGTCGCTGGGCACTGCAGTCAGAGCCTTATCTGCGTTACTTTGGGGGCTCAGCTGACTACCTATCCTGCTTTGCCCAAGTCATTGGGGAACAAGAGCTGTGGGCTGTCCATTTGGCTTTACACCCACAGGCCAGCCTGCTCAGTGTGGCACGTAAGCGCTATGCCCATCTGTCTGCTTCTGATGGAGAAATCTCAGTGGACAGCAACATTCCCTGGGGAGTGGACTCCTTGGTCACCTTGGTTTACCTCGAGGGCAAGTACAGCCTCAAGACCTGTGACAACCGTTTCCTCAGCAATGACGGCAAATTGGTGAAGGAGAACACAAACAACACTTGCTTCACTCTAGAGCTGAAATCAGGCAAGCTGACCTTTAAGGACTGCGATGGAAAATATCTGACCCCAGTGGGACCCACAGGAACACTGCGTTCTGGTCGATGTTCTAAGCCGGGAAAAGATGAGCTATTTGATCTGGAAGAGAGTCACCCACAAGTAGTTTTTCAAGCTGCTAATAAAAGATTTGTCTCAGTCAAGCAAG GAGTGAGTATTTCAGCCAATCAGGATGTCGAAACAGACATGGAGACCTTCCAGATGGAGATTgataaggaaaacaaaaaggctACATTCAGAACCAACGGTGGATCCTACTGGACTCTAGTGACTCATGGAGAGATCCAGTCCACCGCCACAGAAGT AGAGGTCAACACTATGTTTGACATTGAATGGAGAGAACACAGGGTGGCAGTGAAGGCAAGCAATGGAAAGTATGTGTGTACAAAGAAGAACGGTCAGCTCTCAGCGGTCAGTGATTCAGTAGGTAAGAGCTTTCAGACAAGCTGCTACAGGTTCACTGCTCAGAGTTTGGTTGTAAAAGCCACCACAGGTACAGCTTTTTTGATGCAACAGTATCTTTTCTTCATAACAGCTGATGATGAATTATTCTTGATGAAACTCATCAACCGCCCTATGCTGATCCTCCGTGGAGAGAATGGTTTTGTCTGTCACCACAAGAACTCCAACACTCTGGATGCAAATCGATCCGTCTATGACATTTTCTCATTGATCTTCAATGATGGAGCATACAACATAAAAA GTGTGAATGGAAAGTTCTGGTACATCTCTAGCAGTGGCCTAGTGTGCTCAGATGGAGAAAAGCCAGAAGAATTTTTCCTTGAATTCCTGGAACATGGACGCATCGCCATCAAGGGCTCCAATGGCAAGTATCTTCGCGGTGACCAGGGAGGCACCCTTATGGGTGACGGTTCATCTGTCGATGCATCTTCTCTCTGGGAGTATTGA